A region of Leptolyngbya sp. CCY15150 DNA encodes the following proteins:
- a CDS encoding transposase, which produces MTPHVTRVERYGGMCPCCQKAYQAPVAVGLEPGSPFGTSIASLVTYLRYGHAISYQRLSQLMSELYGLTLSEGAIANLLQRVQAQLETPVAKIVERLRSARLVGSDETGARVNGKNQWEWVFQ; this is translated from the coding sequence TGACCCCTCACGTTACGCGAGTGGAACGCTACGGTGGGATGTGTCCCTGTTGCCAGAAGGCGTATCAAGCCCCTGTTGCGGTTGGTTTAGAACCCGGCTCACCCTTTGGCACCAGTATTGCGAGTCTAGTGACCTATCTGCGCTACGGTCATGCCATCAGTTATCAGCGACTAAGCCAGTTAATGAGCGAGCTTTACGGGCTAACTCTGTCGGAAGGAGCGATTGCTAACCTCTTGCAACGGGTGCAGGCTCAACTGGAAACTCCTGTAGCGAAGATTGTGGAGCGCTTACGCAGTGCACGTCTGGTTGGCAGTGATGAAACGGGGGCACGGGTGAATGGGAAAAACCAGTGGGAATGGGTGTTTCAAA